From the genome of Triticum aestivum cultivar Chinese Spring chromosome 3B, IWGSC CS RefSeq v2.1, whole genome shotgun sequence, one region includes:
- the LOC123065851 gene encoding transcription factor WRKY19 gives MQTQSRLIMNPNGGVTGYEPAATDEQHEAVLRELAHGHELTAHLQAEALRALHGQGQTEATAALILQEVSRAFTVCINIMGGSAPAATPTTPPPDAAAVVVTGAASARRPRDDGVPRKVTVTSSPYSDGYQWRKYGQKRIMRTSFPRCYYRCCYHRERSCPATKLVQQQPPQQHSDGDQTMYTVTYVHEHTCHNMAPAEPEAAARSSTPDPLGFSAGMQPRQQQRGGAGLDRGSKEELERQALVSSLACVLQGHHQSYTGSGAGTPDGSPSQGRVGDGPSASGLSLDTSDDLGLDVMDYGVTDALYFAASSSYGPGGDGMIP, from the exons ATGCAGACGCAGTCCCGTCTCATCATGAACCCCAACGGCGGCGTAACCGGCTACGAGCCCGCGGCGACCGACGAGCAGCACGAGGCGGTGCTGAGGGAGCTGGCGCACGGGCACGAGCTGACGGcgcacctgcaggcggaggcgcTGCGGGCGCTGCACGGGCAGGGCCAGACCGAGGCCACCGCCGCATTAATCCTGCAGGAGGTGTCCCGCGCCTTCACCGTCTGCATCAACATCATGGGCGGCTCCGCCCCGGCCGCGACCCCGACCACGCCGCCACCGGACGCGGCGGCCGTCGTCGTCACCGGCGCCGCGAGCGCGCGCCGTCCTAGAGACGACGGCGTCCCGAGAAA AGTAACAGTTACTTCCTCGCCCTACTCGGACGGGTACCAGTGGAGGAAATACGGCCAGAAGAGGATCATGAGGACAAGCTTCCCAAG GTGCTACTACCGATGCTGCTACCATCGCGAGCGCAGCTGCCCGGCCACGAAGCTCGtgcagcagcagccgccgcagcAGCACAGCGACGGCGACCAGACGATGTACACCGTCACCTACGTCCACGAGCACACGTGCCATAACATGGCGCCGGCCGAGCCCGAGGCGGCGGCACGTAGCTCCACGCCCGACCCGCTCGGCTTCTCTGCCGGGATGCAGCCGAGGCAGCAgcagcggggcggcgccggcctggACCGCGGCTCCAAGGAGGAGCTCGAGCGGCAGGCGCTCGTGTCGTCCCTCGCCTGCGTGCTGCAGGGCCACCACCAGAGCTACACCGGGTCCGGGGCCGGCACGCCGGACGGATCGCCCTCGCAGGGCCGCGTCGGCGACGGCCCGTCTGCGTCAGGTCTTTCGCTCGATACGTCTGACGACTTGGGGTTGGACGTCATGGACTACGGCGTGACGGACGCGCTGTATTTCGCTGCGTCCTCATCGTATGGCCCAGGCGGCGACGGCATGATTCCTTGA